A section of the Pan paniscus chromosome 7, NHGRI_mPanPan1-v2.0_pri, whole genome shotgun sequence genome encodes:
- the ARMC1 gene encoding armadillo repeat-containing protein 1 isoform X2, producing the protein MSAWPYFIYGPSQPSSRPLRFACSSILGRMPCKQRKDERRTGYDVELTKCYTESRRNLCEEALLKIKGVISFTFQMAVQRCVVRIRSDLKAEALASAIASTKVMKAQQVVKSESGEEMLVPFQDTPVEVEQNTELPDYLPEDESPTKEQDKAVSRVGSHPEGGASWLSTAANFLSRSFYW; encoded by the exons ATGtctgcctggccttattttatttatggacCATCCCAACCCTCCAGTCGTCCACTCCGCTTTGCTT GCTCTTCGATACTTGGCAGAATGCCGTGCAAACAGAGAAAAGATGAAAGGAGAACTGGGTATGATGTTGAGCTTACAAAATGTTATACAGAA TCTCGGAGAAATCTATGTGAAGAggctttgttaaaaattaaaggtGTTATTAGCTTTACTTTTCAAATGGCTGTTCAAAGGTGTGTGGTGCGAATCCGTTCAGATTTGAAAGCTGag GCTTTGGCATCAGCAATAGCATCAACCAAGGTTATGAAAGCTCAGCAAGTTGTGAAAAGTGAAAGTGGAGAAGAG ATGTTGGTCCCATTCCAAGATACTCCTGTGGAAGTTGAACAGAACACAGAGCTACCTGACTACCTGCCTGAGGATGAGAGTCCCACAAAGGAACAGGACAAAGCGGTGTCCCGGGTCGGCTCacacccagaaggtggagctagCTGGCTTAGCACAGCTGCAAACTTTTTATCCAGATCATTTTATTGGTGA
- the ARMC1 gene encoding armadillo repeat-containing protein 1 isoform X1, with translation MNSSTSTMSEEPDALSVVNQLRDLAADPLNRRAIVQDQGCLPGLILFMDHPNPPVVHSALLALRYLAECRANREKMKGELGMMLSLQNVIQKTTTPGETKLLASEIYDILQSSNMADGDSFNEMNSRRRKAQFFLGTTNKRAKTVVLHIDGLDDTSRRNLCEEALLKIKGVISFTFQMAVQRCVVRIRSDLKAEALASAIASTKVMKAQQVVKSESGEEMLVPFQDTPVEVEQNTELPDYLPEDESPTKEQDKAVSRVGSHPEGGASWLSTAANFLSRSFYW, from the exons ATGAATTCTTCCACTTCCACCATGAGTGAAGAGCCTGACGCTCTATCGGTAGTTAACCAGTTACGGGATCTAGCAGCAGATCCGTTAAACAGAAGAGCCATCGTCCAGGATCAGGGATGtctgcctggccttattttatttatggacCATCCCAACCCTCCAGTCGTCCACTCCGCTTTGCTT GCTCTTCGATACTTGGCAGAATGCCGTGCAAACAGAGAAAAGATGAAAGGAGAACTGGGTATGATGTTGAGCTTACAAAATGTTATACAGAA AACTACAACTCCAGGAGAAACAAAACTTCTGGCCTCTGAAATCTATGACATTCTTCAGTCCTCCAATATGGCAGATGGTGATAGTTTTAATGAGATGAATTCACGTCGAAGGAAAGCTCAGTTTTTTCTGGGAACTACAAACAAACGTGCCAAAACAGTGGTTTTGCATATAGATGGCCTTGATGATACG TCTCGGAGAAATCTATGTGAAGAggctttgttaaaaattaaaggtGTTATTAGCTTTACTTTTCAAATGGCTGTTCAAAGGTGTGTGGTGCGAATCCGTTCAGATTTGAAAGCTGag GCTTTGGCATCAGCAATAGCATCAACCAAGGTTATGAAAGCTCAGCAAGTTGTGAAAAGTGAAAGTGGAGAAGAG ATGTTGGTCCCATTCCAAGATACTCCTGTGGAAGTTGAACAGAACACAGAGCTACCTGACTACCTGCCTGAGGATGAGAGTCCCACAAAGGAACAGGACAAAGCGGTGTCCCGGGTCGGCTCacacccagaaggtggagctagCTGGCTTAGCACAGCTGCAAACTTTTTATCCAGATCATTTTATTGGTGA